DNA sequence from the Augochlora pura isolate Apur16 unplaced genomic scaffold, APUR_v2.2.1 APUR_unplaced_8192, whole genome shotgun sequence genome:
GCAGGTCTATTCGCATGTTTATGACTTAATGACTAAAGGGATGACTAAGCACTTTCGACCTTCGGTATTGCCGTCGCAACATAGTTATTGCCGTAAATTATTAGGAAAACCCACTGTGGTgaactaacatttttattcgtttgtcAAAAGCCAGCAGCTGATGCTTATAGAATAAAACCTTGAGCACAAATCCGGAATCTATTTTTCTCATCACGGAAAAAATGTCGAATTATAGGACTATAGAAGGAACTTTTACGTTGCAGAAAAGGTCGAGATAAAAGTTTTCATCGTAACCTACCTAATTTTAATCTGTCGCTGGGAAATTCCCATTTCTTGTCATAAGGTAGGAGATCTGCCTGATCGTCTATTGCCAAGTCAGGATTCAAACTCTCGACGGCGCCCTTCTCGAAGTGCATAAGGCCTGCCTCCATTAATTCCCTCTTATTTAACTAGAACACCGTAgatttttgtgaaattgtTGCGCAATGATAAAACACGGGGTAAGACCAGAATCAGAAGTTACCCTATCACGACGAATCTTGATGCCGAAACAGATCGCCAGGATCACAACGACCACTGCTAACACGACAAGTAAAATGATCACCCCGACAGGAATTCTAGTTACTGTTTTAAACCCTGATAATTAGCGAAAACATGAAGTGAAATTACTTACTCCAGCGTGACTACGCTACTCAACTGAACAAATTACCTTTTATCGTTATTCGTTCTGAAGCT
Encoded proteins:
- the LOC144478107 gene encoding vascular endothelial growth factor receptor 1-like, which gives rise to FLWQDGTQLVLTNDKYKLSNDFQKLKLEYPLEADSGVYMCRAENRIGKVEASERITIKGFKTVTRIPVGVIILLVVLAVVVVILAICFGIKIRRDRLNKRELMEAGLMHFEKGAVESLNPDLAIDDQADLLPYDKKWEFPSDRLKL